The Pirellulales bacterium DNA window CTGACGCCCGACGGTCAGTTGCAGCAGCGGCAGAACGATCTGAACGACATGGTGTCGACCACCGGGCTGGCATTCCTCGGACTCACGGTCGGCTGCGGGCGCTGTCACGATCACAAGTTCGACGCGGTGACCCAGCTCGATTACTACCGTCTGCAAGCGGTGTTTGCCGGCGTGAATCACGGCGAGCGCGCCTTGCGCGATGAAGACTACCGCCGCCGCGAGCGCGAGGAGCCGCAACTCCGGGCGCAAATCGCCACGATCGATCGCCAGTTGGCCGAATTCGAGCCGCTGGCCGACCCGCAAGCACCCGCGGACCGTCCACCCCGGCGCGCGGCGGTCGATGCGCGACACAACGTCGAGCGATTCGCGCCGATCGTGGCGCGGCGGCTGCGGTTCACCATCGTCGCCGCGAACCAGTCCGAACCGTGCCTCGACGAGCTCGAAGTGTTCACCGCCGAGGCGCAGCCGCGCAACGTGGCGCTCGCCAGCGCAGGCGCCAAGGCGACGTCCTCGAGCGATTTTCAAGGCGTGGCCATTCATCGCCTCGCGCACGTCAACGACGGGCAATACGGTAACGACCATAGCTGGATCTGCGGCGGTCCCAGCGGATACATCGAGATCGAATGGTCGGAGCCGGTGCCCATCGAGCGCGTCGAATGGGCGCGCGATCGCGAGGGTCGCTTTGCCGACCGCCTGCCGGTCGATTACCGGATCGAAGCCAGCGACGATGGCCAGACGTGGACGCTCGTGGCCGCGTCGAACGATCGGTCGAGCCTCGCGTTGGCCGGTGCCGCGGCCACCTCGGAGCAGCCGCCACGAAACGATCTCGCGCCCGAGCAGCTCGCGCGGCTCACAGAGCTGCGGCAGCGACGCGGCGAACTCGTCGCGGGGTTGCCCACTGCCGGCGGGACGCCCGTCTATGCCGGAACGTTTTCACAGCCCGAGCCGACGCGGTGGCTGCGGCGCGGCAATCCGCTCGAGCCGCAAGCCGAAGTGCCGCCGGGCGCCATCGAATCCGTGTCGCCGGCCCTGTCGCTGCCGGCCGACCTGACCGAGGCTCAGCGTCGTGTCGCCTTGGCCCGCTGGCTGTGCGATCCGGCGAACCCGCTGACCGCGCGGGTCGCGGTCAATCGTTTGTGGATGCATCATTTCGGTCGAGGGCTGGTCGATACGCCCAACGACTTCGGCTTCAACGGCGGGCGCCCCACGCATCCCGAGCTGCTCGACTGGCTCGCCACCGAGCTGGTCGACGGCGGTTGGCGGCTCAAGCGTCTGCACCGCATGATGGTCTTGTCGAGTGCCTATCGCCAGGCGAGCCAGCCTGATGCCCGGGCCCTGACGATCGACGCCGACAATCGCTGGCTGTGGCGCTATGCACCGCGACGGCTCGAAGCCGAGGCGATCCGCGACGCGATTCTCGCCGTCAGCGGCAAGCTCGACACGCGCATGGGCGGGCCCGGCTACGAAGTGTTCGAGCCCAACGACA harbors:
- a CDS encoding DUF1553 domain-containing protein, whose product is AIDRFVLARLGEHDLRPRAETDRVALIRRVTFDLIGLPPTPAEVADFVADPRIDAYERVVDRLLASPHFGERWGRHWLDVVRFGETNGYETNTPRPNAWPYRDWVIAACNDDLPFNEFVLAQLAGDQTGQDAATGFLVGGTHDTVGNLTPDGQLQQRQNDLNDMVSTTGLAFLGLTVGCGRCHDHKFDAVTQLDYYRLQAVFAGVNHGERALRDEDYRRREREEPQLRAQIATIDRQLAEFEPLADPQAPADRPPRRAAVDARHNVERFAPIVARRLRFTIVAANQSEPCLDELEVFTAEAQPRNVALASAGAKATSSSDFQGVAIHRLAHVNDGQYGNDHSWICGGPSGYIEIEWSEPVPIERVEWARDREGRFADRLPVDYRIEASDDGQTWTLVAASNDRSSLALAGAAATSEQPPRNDLAPEQLARLTELRQRRGELVAGLPTAGGTPVYAGTFSQPEPTRWLRRGNPLEPQAEVPPGAIESVSPALSLPADLTEAQRRVALARWLCDPANPLTARVAVNRLWMHHFGRGLVDTPNDFGFNGGRPTHPELLDWLATELVDGGWRLKRLHRMMVLSSAYRQASQPDARALTIDADNRWLWRYAPRRLEAEAIRDAILAVSGKLDTRMGGPGYEVFEPNDKYVHVYIPRKQFGPDAWRRMVYQFKPRMQQDATFGELDCPDASQSIGRRLQSTTALQALNLLNGPLIVQQAEFFAERAAGLAGHATEQQVDTAFLLALNRAPVGAERAESVELVEQHGLVQLCRVLFNANEFLHVR